Proteins from a genomic interval of Liolophura sinensis isolate JHLJ2023 chromosome 3, CUHK_Ljap_v2, whole genome shotgun sequence:
- the LOC135464212 gene encoding uncharacterized protein LOC135464212 produces the protein MWTIALLLCMVGLSHTHHCLLSPPQRTPLVGINKMMAPACYQNTAPCGNTTASTPNLEVRAGGITRVVFEKNMAHFNKDNPGYYTISIGKEDGSLTELKRFTDPGDPAIFIYSVDVTIPATLDASQNYILQVKHTKNTGTGSPYLYQCADIGVFGGSSVQPIGK, from the exons ATGTGGACGATTGCTCTGTTGCTGTGTATGGTGGGGCTAAGCCATACCCATCACTGCCTCCTCTCCCCGCCCCAGAGGACACCACTGGTGGGAATCAACAAAATGA TGGCACCAGCTTGCTACCAGAACACGGCTCCATGTGGGAACACCACGGCGTCCACCCCAAACCTCGAAGTCAG GGCTGGTGGCATTACTCGGGTCGTCTTTGAGAAAAACATGGCGCATTTCAACAAAGATAATCCG GGGTATTACACCATTAGTATTGGTAAGGAGGATGGCTCGCTGACTGAACTGAAGAGATTCACGGATCCCGGGGACCCCGCCATATTCATCTACTCCGTGGACGTGACAATACCGGCCACGCT AGATGCCTCTCAGAATTATATACTTCAG GTAAAGCACACGAAGAACACAGGAACGGGGTCGCCATATTTGTACCAGTGTGCTGATATCGGAGTGTTTGGTGGATCATCGGTCCAGCCTATCGGAAAGTAG
- the LOC135464184 gene encoding uncharacterized protein LOC135464184 isoform X1 yields the protein MKYLAFLALVAAASAHLCMISPPQRGSMSGLNTAGSSDCILLKAPCGGRPQSGAGLSIPAERNFTVTIQKNLDHWLEASPGYFSVDIALPPFTDFKQLVQIPDMGEPSLHLYSVNITVPGSMTNLDAVIRSMYVTKNPKAPAVFYQCADIFVSRKLQQNL from the exons ATGAAATACCTGGCGTTTCTTGCTCTAGTCGCTGCAGCTTCGGCACACCTTTGTATGATCAGTCCCCCCCAGAGAGGCTCTATGAGCGGGCTTAACACagcag GAAGCTCTGACTGCATTCTATTGAAAGCGCCATGCGGAGGAAGACCGCAATCTGGGGCTGGGCTAAGCATACC AGCGGAGCGTAATTTTACAGTCACCATTCAGAAGAACCTGGATCATTGGCTAGAAGCTTCTCCG GGCTACTTCAGCGTGGATATCGCGCTCCCGCCCTTCACTGATTTCAAACAACTGGTGCAGATCCCAGATATGGGGGAACCGTCTCTACATCTTTACTCTGTGAACATCACTGTGCCTGGTAGCAT GACAAATCTTGACGCTGTAATCAGG tccATGTACGTAACCAAGAACCCTAAAGCTCCCGCGGTGTTTTACCAATGCGCCGACATCTTTGTCAGCAGAAAGCTTCAACAGAATCTTTAA
- the LOC135464184 gene encoding uncharacterized protein LOC135464184 isoform X2, producing the protein MKYLAFLALVAAASAHLCMISPPQRGSMSGLNTAGSSDCILLKAPCGGRPQSGAGLSIPAERNFTVTIQKNLDHWLEASPGYFSVDIALPPFTDFKQLVQIPDMGEPSLHLYSVNITVPGSMTNLDAVIRSQYVTNNPNAPSVFYQCADVFVN; encoded by the exons ATGAAATACCTGGCGTTTCTTGCTCTAGTCGCTGCAGCTTCGGCACACCTTTGTATGATCAGTCCCCCCCAGAGAGGCTCTATGAGCGGGCTTAACACagcag GAAGCTCTGACTGCATTCTATTGAAAGCGCCATGCGGAGGAAGACCGCAATCTGGGGCTGGGCTAAGCATACC AGCGGAGCGTAATTTTACAGTCACCATTCAGAAGAACCTGGATCATTGGCTAGAAGCTTCTCCG GGCTACTTCAGCGTGGATATCGCGCTCCCGCCCTTCACTGATTTCAAACAACTGGTGCAGATCCCAGATATGGGGGAACCGTCTCTACATCTTTACTCTGTGAACATCACTGTGCCTGGTAGCAT GACAAATCTTGACGCTGTAATCAGG TCCCAGTACGTGACCAACAACCCAAATGCACCATCAGTGTTCTACCAATGCGCGGACGTCTTTGTGAACTAG